The following proteins are encoded in a genomic region of Drosophila willistoni isolate 14030-0811.24 chromosome 3R, UCI_dwil_1.1, whole genome shotgun sequence:
- the LOC6651605 gene encoding uncharacterized protein LOC6651605, translating to MQDRRVWTKSTPFKHSPIGIFPKNPRRYFLGPSCDKDEARIGLLLGWEYGNQWLRNRNEFLSKLSKSTEETFIKPDFNWWLKNRKSTKETFIKPDFKWWLKNRHLGQNHWQRNITIHISSHHKNMCLSAFDEARKRRQLAMQRKSEFNFFLRSIPETYELLRR from the coding sequence ATGCAGGATCGTAGAGTATGGACTAAGAGCACTCCATTCAAACACTCACCCATTGGAATATTTCCCAAAAACCCAAGGCGATATTTTCTTGGACCCTCCTGTGACAAAGACGAAGCCAGAATTGGACTGCTTCTCGGCTGGGAATATGGTAACCAATGGTTACGCAACCGGAATGAATTCCTTTCGAAATTATCGAAAAGCACGGAAGAAACTTTTATCAAGCCTGATTTTAACTGGTGGTTAAAAAACCGGAAAAGCACGAAAGAAACTTTTATCAAGCCTGATTTTAAATGGTGGTTAAAAAACCGGCATCTAGGACAAAATCATTGGCAAAGGAATATTACCATTCATATATCATCGCATCACAAAAATATGTGTTTGTCAGCATTCGATGAGGCTCGAAAAAGACGTCAATTGGCCATGCAGAGGAAAAgtgaattcaatttttttctaaGAAGTATTCCAGAAACTTACGAATTATTAAGGAGATAA
- the LOC6651604 gene encoding uncharacterized protein LOC6651604 produces MSPLHKMWSPSTPKKRYSTPILPLCIHQGFIPPCEEKEESANMTLILAWEYGRNWLQQRDEFLRNKKHIESKKYVQPDIAWWLRQRKRTSFNPREKYLEEKKLNFNKNMNLSSFAESKKRRALQGS; encoded by the coding sequence ATGTCGCCTTTGCATAAGATGTGGAGTCCCTCCACACCAAAGAAAAGATATTCAACTCCGATTCTACCGCTTTGCATACATCAAGGATTCATTCCACCATgcgaggagaaggaggagagTGCAAATATGACCCTTATTCTGGCCTGGGAGTATGGACGAAATTGGTTGCAGCAACGAGATGAGTTTCTACGGAACAAAAAGCATATCGAATCCAAGAAGTATGTTCAGCCAGATATAGCTTGGTGGTTGAGGCAAAGAAAACGTACCTCCTTCAATCCACGTGAGAAATATTTAGAAGagaagaaattaaatttcaataaaaatatgaatttaaGCTCCTTTGCGGAATCCAAAAAAAGGCGTGCTCTACAAGGCTCTTAA